The nucleotide sequence TTACGTTTCCTGACCGGTCCTGGATTCAATCGCGGTCTCGGGGCACCCTTCGCCGCCGGCCGCTGGATGTCTTCTTTTCGTGTCTGGCCGTCGGCTTCGGCACCCCCGATCCCGCAACGCTTTGGTCGGCTTCGAACGGAAGAAACTCGATGCTTCAAGCCTTGCGACGTTGCCGGCTTGATTCGATGTGTAACAATGCGTTCAACCGAAGCGGGGTGAAGCCGTCTTGGACGCTTCGCTGACCACGTTTCCACGCCCCCGCTCGGTTAACGCCTCCGTTATCCGACTAAAATGCACCCATGAACAACTGGCCTAATCCGCGACGGTGTCCACGCTGCAAGCATCGCTTTGAAGATCCGGGCGAGATGTGCACTTGCCCGGAATGCCAATACCGCTTCAAACGGGGCGAACCGTACCCACGTCCTGGCCCTCCTCCAACCGAAATTGAAGTATTTGCACCAATCGTCTCGGCAGAGATTGCTGATCGCGAATTCATTGATGTCGTCTTTCGGAATCCCCCTTCTTTCTCTCTGTCATTTCACGAAGCAACTAGCAGGAGGGAAAGACGCGCCACCGGCCAATCACGCGGCAAATCGGACGGAACGGTTTCGGCTACACGACTATCGTTCAACGATCATAGCGCATCATGCACCATTGATGACCGCATTCAATACCGGCTATCGAACGGCTTGCTCGAACTTGAATGTTGTGATTCCATCTACCTAGGCCCAACAAGAATTTCCATAACGTTTGCAGAACTCGATAATTTCGACACGTTTCGGTCGCTTTTCGTAGATTGCCTGCGAGAATCTGGCGGCGAGCTACGGGCTGAAGCGGGCGGATAACCAAGCGATGAACGCGGAGTGGCCGACAGCGCGTTTACAAATGGAAAATCAACCGCGGCCACCCGGTTATCGCAATCGTTACCCGATTGAAGTTGATACACCTTCATGGCCATGCAAGATCAACTGAACTGGAAAGCCGTTTGCACGAAGATGTCGACTCAAGGATACAACTCGCTTGACGAGGCCGAACAGGTTTGGCTAAACGCTCGCGGATTGATTGATGCTGTCCATGACGGGGGCTTGGTGAGCTACTTTTACAACGGCTGGGCCGATGACTACGATGACATGATCGATGCCTTAACCGAACTTGAGGCATTCGACGTATTGGAGATCGTCGAGCAGTTTGGCGGGCTCTTCGGCGACGAGGTTCCTGATGACATCAATCAACGCAATTCGATCATCGATTCCTGGGGCGAGAATGGTCCAGAATCGAAGTATTGCGATCGTGTTGATGACGACCTAATGCCGTTGCTAGACGAGCTTGAGAACGGACCATTGCGAGCCTTTCTCGTGAAGCATGGCTTCAATCCAGACTGACCTGAGTGTACTTGGTCACGACCGATCCCAATCGCGGGTAACCATGGGTTGCAACGGAGGCCGCGAGTTGACGTTGTTGAAGTGGTGAGTCGTTCGCGCGGCCCCGCTGAACCCTACCGTTATGCCACTAAAGGTGATCCATGCCTGCCAATTCAACTGAGCTGAAATGGGCTGCCTTCGAGGGCGACCTCAAAAAGACTCGCTCGCTAATTGAAGCTGGGGCTGATCCGAACTCAGCTGGAGAGTGTGGTTCTGGCTCTTTGTTGACATTTCATCCGTCTGTCATCGCTTATTTGCTCAAAAACGGTGCTAAGCCGGACACTCAGACTAACGAAAACGGTGCGTCGGTACTTGCGGGCCTTTGCTACGTCAATCAAATCGAATGCGTCAAACTGCTACTCGAACATGGTGCAAATCCAAATCTCGGTCGCACAAATACGTTAGAGACGCCACTCCACCACGCAATTTCCAACGACGCCAGCACGGAGTTGATTGCCTTGTTGATTCGGCACGGTGCAGATGTAAACGCGAAAACAAAACCCGGGCAATACAGCTACAATTTCTATGGCGATACCCCGACACGCGGCGAAACACCGCTCCATCGTGCCGCTGCCTATGCTCCGGCTGATGTTGTCGCAATGCTGATTGACGCTGGGGCCGATCGCTCGATTGCTGACACAAACGGTAATACGCCGTATCATTGGGCTGGCTGGCACAGACGATCCAAGGAACTCGTCGAACTGCTGGCCCCAAACTAATCGTGGCATAACAATGGGTTGCACACGGAGCCGCGGGTCGCGCGGTTTTTGAAATCAATGCTGTTCGCCGCGGCCCGGTGAACCCGGTCGTTCGCCGATGGAACATCATGACTGACATCGACTTTGCACTCTGATGCGACGCCGGACAAAACGAACGCTCTGGATCGTCGTACCCGTTTGCGTGGTTGTCGCACTCACTTGGCTCGCTTTCGCTTTTCGCCGCGGGATTGTTGCGGCATACTGCGAATGGGGCGTCACTTGCATCATTGCTTCCTACGCCGAGGAGCACGGAGGACGACCACCGTCCAAATGGAATGACTTGATTGGATACGAATACCACACGCAATATCTTCCAACGCCGCGCACAATTGATTACGCCTCATCACACGTCTCGGTGGACTTCCAGGCTTTAGCAGACTTTCACTCGGGGCGGACCAACCAACTTCCTGGCGATGTCATACATCCAACTCGTGGATTGACCGCGCACTGGATCAATCCGAAGGATACGCTTGAGCGATATTTCCGTGACGGCGAGGTGCCTCACGGATCGTTTAACCGTGAATATGCCGATACACTGAAACACTACGCCGAAACGTATCCGGTCGACTAGACTGGGGTTGCGGCGAACCATGAATTGCACGGGAGGACGGGAGCTGCGGTTTTCGGTCTGCTTGCGCGTCGTTCGCCCGTCCCCCGTGAATTCCGCCGTTATCGCAGTCACCATTGGCGGCACTGAGGTTGGTTGGTCGTGACGAACGTATTTGACAAAAGTAGTTGCTTGATGCTCGTGGGCGATTCCTGTTGCGCTCAATCCAGATTCGTGATGGCGATACAAACATTCGCATGATGGTGACATCGGCCATGACGTACCGAATCGCCGGCGACTTTCTTGGTCCCGACTGGTTCTATTTCGCCAGCGCTTCGGAACGTCACGGCCTCAACGTGCAGCAAACGAGTTGCGCTGACAAACTTGCGGCTGGCTTGGTGTTGGAAGACAACTTGTGATTCCGACTCCCGCGAACGATAAGAACGTCGCCGACGGCATCTGTGGCATTTCCTTTATTGCTTGTCGTCGACGACGTACTTATCGTTCGCTTGACCTTCGGTTTGCCGGATTGATCCCCGTATGACGTGTCTCTGACCCGGTTTGTTCGGATACATTGGCGATTCACCCGCAAACTGGTGGTGCGGCGCAAACCGCTTCCGGTTTTGCGATAACCATGCGATTCACACGGAGCACGGCGTAAGGCGATTAGAAGTTGTCAATCAACCCGCCGTGCCCGGTGATCGGTAACGTTCGCCGACTTGAGAGTTGCGCCAAACACAAATCTGCTTCGGCTACGATTGGCAAAAGACAGCGTTTCATCTTTGCTCCGGCTCCCCTGAACAATGCACATTAGAACTGCCCTTCGATCGTACGGTGACGCTTGGCGGACGACGTTTCACTTCATTGCGTTTTGAATCGTTTTCTCCATCTTGACGTTACCATTTCGACTGTTGGAAATCGTCACCGGACCGGAACCCAGTTGGCACATTGCTGTGCCGCTTATTTTTGCTTTGGTGGTTTACCTTCCGTTTTCCGTAGCTTGGGCGTCACGACTCACTGGTGTTCGTCCACGTACGCCCGAAGAGCAGGAGGAGCACCACAGGAAGATCGTTGATGAAAAGAATGCTCAATTGCGTCGGGAGAGCTCGCGTGAACCGATCGTGGATTGAACAATGTGCCCTCAACGCAACGAAAACATTGCGGCGAACCATGCCGTGCACCGGAGCGGCGTCGTCGCGTTTTCTGATGGTCAACTCTACTCTCGCCGCCCGGTGACGGCGGCCGTTCGGCCATCCAACCGAGACGCAAAGCGATTGAATTCGTCGAGGTATTCCAATGACCCGCTACGCGCAGACTCAACCTCGCTCTCGACTAGAGCCCATCCAACGCATTGGTATTTGCCTGTTGACCATATCGATGCTCTACGCCGCAACACTCGTTGCTTTGAATGTAATGACCGTCGTTGCGGTGTTTCGCGGGATCCCCTACGCGTTTGATTCGCTGATACTTGCATGTCCATTGACGTTGCCGCTACTCGCCGCACAGTATCCGATTGCGAAGGGCGCATTCATGATGTGGCGTCGCGAGCCGTCGCCGACTGTGATTTGGTCGGCACGTCTTTCTTGCGTGCCCTTCGCTTCTCCGTTCTACTTTCTGGGAATCCCGTTTGGTGTCGCGGCATTGCATCGACTGCGCGAATAGAATCCCTCGTTCGCTATCACAACGGGTGCCACCGCCCGTAGCGATAAAGGTTGGCCGAACCATGCGATGAACCGAAGTCGCGGAGTCGTCGTTTTTAACAATGGAAGATTAATCGCCGCGACTCGGTTATCGCGGACGTTCCCCAATTGGGGATGCAGTCACGAGTTCAACCACCTGCTATCGCTTGAAGCCCTATTTCCGCAACGTAGGCGTTGCGTGCACAACACTGTTTGCAGTGATCGGTCTAACGTCCGTCTTTGTGGCGTATTTCAACGTCGACAATTCCTTTCCGAGGCCGCTCCTTGCGGCGACTGGATTCGGTTTGTTCTGGGCTTGCTTCGTGCTTCTAGGCGTATTGCTGCTGTTGCTCCACCGCCGTTACCGCCTTTGGTTCAATGCTGAGTCGGTTCGCCAACGTGGTGTTTTGTTCGATCGGACCTTGGATCTGTCCACCATAACTGAACTTAAGTGGCGACGATTTCCTACTGGCGGCAGCGTACGTCTCTCTGGGTCCGACGGCGCTCTCAAAATCGAACTTGGCAACTTTGCTCAGAGTCAACGCGATGTTTTCATCGCGCATCTGCGTGATGCGGTCCCCGAGGATCGGCAACGCGATTGGGACGCATTTCGCCGACAGTTTGAAGATAGTCCAGCACGAAAGATTCGGACGCGACGAGTTTCGTGGGCCATATCGCTGCTGCTCGCACTTCATACGGTTGCATTTTTGGTTCTCTGGGGACTGCGGTTCGGCAATCAATATTTGCTGATCGCGGTCGTTAATATCGCGTTTCTTGTATACTTTCGACGTGGAGCCGGGAATCGCCAACCGGACTCAGCAGATGGCGAACCATCGGATGCACCCGAGTCGGCGAGTCGGGCGTTTTGACAATGGAAGATCTCTCGCGCCGACCGGGTGATCCGCACCGTTACCCGACTGAAATGTATGCCGCGCACTGAGTCGACAATGCGACCATCATTCGCCGCACTCTGGATTCGATCGCTGACCAAAACGGAACTTCATTCACTTGTTGATGCAGTCAAACTTGGCGATCTCGAGGCAACATCTCGCGCCGTTGAATTTGTTGCTGCGGAGAGTTTTGGCATGTGGCACAATCGCGCTCGCGCAAAACTCTGTCGCTATTTCAAGAACCATCCACCAACTGACGACCAATCCAAGCGGATGGTCGACGCCATTATTGACCGTCTGATTGACGGGCGGTTCTCTGAACAATTCAAAGATCAGCTGTCGATGGCGATTCGGTTTTCACCTGCCCGAATGGCCGAGGCGGCAACCGTGGCGTCAGCGTCAGACCGGAACTATATTCGCCGGTACGCGGATTGGGTACGTCAAACGCTCGATTCAACCCCAGCGATCCAAAATGGCGGGTAACCATGCCGTGCACCGGAGTACGGCATCGCGCGTTTACATATGGAAAATCAACTCGCCGTACCCGGTGACGGCGGCCGTTCTGCACGAAGAATGGATTTACCTTCGCTGTGAATCAGATTTATCGCCCACCAACGCTAAAGTTCAAACACTCCATCAAATCTTACGGCGGGCACTGGTATCGTCTGGTCGAACGTTTGGGACGCGGCGGAAACAGCGTCGTCTATCTAGCAGTCTGCACGGATGGTCCATACTCAAATTCGCTCTTTGCAATCAAGATTAGCCTCACCGACGCACATGAGCGGCGTCGGAAACGATTTCTAAACGAAATCAAGTTTCTAAAAGATCATTC is from Crateriforma conspicua and encodes:
- a CDS encoding DMP19 family protein encodes the protein MAMQDQLNWKAVCTKMSTQGYNSLDEAEQVWLNARGLIDAVHDGGLVSYFYNGWADDYDDMIDALTELEAFDVLEIVEQFGGLFGDEVPDDINQRNSIIDSWGENGPESKYCDRVDDDLMPLLDELENGPLRAFLVKHGFNPD
- a CDS encoding ankyrin repeat domain-containing protein encodes the protein MPANSTELKWAAFEGDLKKTRSLIEAGADPNSAGECGSGSLLTFHPSVIAYLLKNGAKPDTQTNENGASVLAGLCYVNQIECVKLLLEHGANPNLGRTNTLETPLHHAISNDASTELIALLIRHGADVNAKTKPGQYSYNFYGDTPTRGETPLHRAAAYAPADVVAMLIDAGADRSIADTNGNTPYHWAGWHRRSKELVELLAPN